ACCATCGTGCTGGCGCTCCTCTGCCTCGCTGCGCTGGGGGCGATGCTGAAGTACACGTCCTTCGGGCGGCGCATCCGCGCCACCGTGCAGAACCGGGCGCTCGCCGAGACCCTGGGTGTCGCCACCCGCTCGGTCGACCGGATCACCTTCTTCGTGGGCTCCGGCCTCGCGGGTGTCGGGGGCGTGGCAGCGTCGTTGATCGGCGGCACGAACTCCCAGCTCGGCACCAAGTACATCATCCTCGCGTTCCTCGTCGTCGTCGCTGGCGGACTCGGCCAGCTGCGCGGCGCGGTGATCGCGGCATGGACGGTCGGCGTCGTCACGGCGTACCTGGCGGACTGGACGACGGGCAGCCTCGCCCAGGTCATCACCTTCGTCCTGGTCGTCATCTTCCTGCAGGTGAAGCCGCAGGGTCTGTTCACCGTCCGGACGAGAGGACTCGCATGAGCACCACCGACCCCGAGGAGACAGCGGGCGGAACCGCGGTCCCAGACCCGACGCGCAGCGGGCGGCAGCTCTCGCTGGGCGAGTTCGGGCGCAACTGGGGCTCCCTGATCGGCATCGGCGTCCTCGCGGTCGTCCTGCTCCTGGTCGCACCGGCGCTGCTGAGCGACTTCCGGCTCAACAACCTGGGCAAGTACTGCTGCTGGGCGATCGTCGCCGTCGGCATCGGCCTGGCCTGGGGCCGGGGCGGCATGCTGGTGATGGGACAGGGCGTGTTCTTCGCCCTCGGCGCCTACGCCATGGCGATGCACCTGACCCTGGAGAGCGGCGGACCGGACTCGATCCCGGTCTTCATGATCCTCTACGACCCGTTGGCCCCGCTGCCTGCGTTCTGGGAACCGTTCCGCAGCGGAGCGTTCACCATCATCTCCATCGTCGTCGCTCCGGTCGTGGTCGCCGGCATCCTGGGGTTCGCGATCTTCAAGCGTCGGGTCAAGGGCGCCTACTTCGCGATCCTCTCCCAGGCCCTCGCGGTCGCCCTGGCCTACCTGATCGGCGGCACGATCAAGCTGACCGGTGGTGACACCGGCCTGAGCGACTTCAAGTTCTTCTTCGGATACGACCTCAACGACCCCGCCAACAAGCAGTTCATCTACACGATCGTCGCCGGCCTGCTGGTGCTGTGCCTGCTGATCGCGTGGCAGCTCTACCGCAGCCGTTTCGGGGAGCTGCTGGTGGCGACCCGCGACGCCGAGGAGCGGGTGCGCTTCCTCGGCCACGACCCGGCCAACGTCAAGCTCGTCGCCTTCGTCAGCGCCGCTGTCATGGCGAGCATCGGTGGAGCGATGTTCGTGCCGATCGCCGGCATCATCTCGCCGAAGGAGATCGGCGCCGCGGCATCGATCTTCATGCTGGCAGGTGCCGCGTTCGGGGGCCGGGCCTCGCTATTCGGACCAGTGCTCGGTGCCCTCCTGCTGGGCTACGGCCGCTCGACGCTGTCGGAGAGCATCCAGGACGGCTGGATCTACATCCTCGCGCTGATGTTCATCGTCGTGACCCTGCTGCTGCCGAACGGGTTGGCCTCGCTCCCCCGCCGGATAAGCGGCTACGTGGCCGCGAGACGCAGCGCTCCTGCGACCAGGACGGTGACGTCATGACCGGGCAGGACTACGTGGAGGTCCAGGGCCTCACCGTCGACTTCGACGGGTTCAAGGCCAACGAGGACGTCGACGTGACGTTCCTCCAGGGGCGCATCCACTTCCTGATCGGGCCCAACGGAGCGGGCAAGACCACCCTGGTCGATGCCCTCACCGGCCTGGTCAAGGGCACCGGGTACGCCCGCTACGGGAACAAGGACCTGCTCGCGCTGAAGTCGCACCAGATCTCCCGAGCCGGCGTCGGGCGGACGTTCCAGACCGCCACCGTGTTCGAGAACCTCACGGTGCTGCAGAACCTGGACATCGCGGGCGGCGTCCACCGCAAGGCCTGGGGCATGCTGCGTGCGCGCCGCGGGATCCCGGACTACGTGGCCGAGGCGATGGAGACCGTCGGGCTGGCCGACCTCAAGGACCGCCCTGCCGGCATCCTCGCCCACGGGCAGAAGCAGTGGCTGGAGATCGGCATGCTGCTCGTCCAGGACGCCAAGGTGATGTTCCTGGACGAGACCGTCGCCGGTATGAGCCACGAGGAGCGCGACGAGACCGGCGAGCTGCTCCGGCGGATCGCCCCGTCGCGCACCATCGTCGTCATCGAGCACGACATGGACTTCGTCCGCAACTACGCCGACATCGTCACGGTGCTGCACGCGGGCAAGGTCCTCGCCGAAGGCACCGTCGCCGAGATCCAGGCGAACCCGAAGGTCCAAGAGGTCTACCTGGGCCGCAGCGTGGAAGGGGCGACCCATGAGTGAGTCGATGCTCGAGCTGGTGAACGTGACCGCGGGGTACGGCCGCAGCATGGTGCTGCACGACGTAAGCCTGACCGTCCCGGTGGCCTCCGGTGTCGCCCTGATGGGACACAACGGTGCCGGCAAGACGACGTTGCTGCGGGTGGCCGTGGGTCTCCTCGCCGTGAAGAGCGGGCAGGTGCTCCTCGACGGTGAGGACGTCACGAAGCTGCGGCCGCACGCCCGCGTACGCCGTGGACTCGGCTACGTCCCCCAGGGCCAGCTGAGCTTCCCCCAGATGACCACGCTGGAGAACCTGCAGCTGGTCAGCACGGTGAAGTCGGAGATCGACGAGGTCCTGGACACCTTCCCGGCCCTGCGCGAGCTGCTCTCCCGGCGGGCCGGGCTGCTGTCTGGTGGTCAGCGTCAGCAGCTCTCGATCGCACGGACGCTCCTGACCAAGCCCCGGCTGCTCATCCTCGACGAGCCGACCGAGGGCATCCAGCCGAACGTCGTGCAGGAGATCGAGCGCGTGATCACCGAGCTCACCCAACGGGGCGACCTCTCGGTGCTGCTCGTCGAGCAGCACGTCGGGTTCGCCCTGCGCGCGACGAGCAGCTACTACGTCCTGGAATCCGGCCGGGTCACTGCCAGCGGCGCGGGCGGCGACGACGCCGTCGACGTGGTCCGCGACGCGATGGCCGTCTGAGAGCGCGCGATGCACCTGACCCCTGGAGACACCGAGAAGCTGCTGCTGTCGGTGGCCGGCATGGTCGCGCGTGACCGGCTCGCCCGCGGCGTACGGCTGAACTACCCGGAGACCGTGGCGCTGCTGAGCACCTGGGTCATCGAGCGTGCTCGCGACGGGCTCAGCGTCGCCGACCTGATGGAACTGGGCCGGGAGGTCCTGACCCGCGACCAGGTGATGCCCGACGTCGCGGCGATGCTCGCCGACGTCCAGGTCGAGGCCACCTTCCCCGACGGCCGCAAGCTCGTCACCATCCACCAACCGATCGCCTGACACCCCGGAAGGGACATCTCGTGGCTCACCTACCGACCGGCCCCGGCGAGATCCGCTGCGCTGCGGGGAGCGTCGTCCTCAACGGGGACCGCACCCCTGAGGAACGGCTCTCGCTCGTCATCGTGAACACCGGCGACCGCCCGGTGCAGATCGGCTCGCACATCCACCTCCCCGACGTGAACGCGGCACTGTCCTTCGACCGGGAGGCCGCAGCGGGGTTCCGGCTCGACATTCCCTCGGGCACCAGCCGACGCTTCGAGCCCGGTGCCTCCCGCGAGGTCGACCTGGTCGCGCTGCGGGGGGCCCGGCTCGTGCCGGGGATCCAGGTGCGGGAGGCAGACCGTGGTTGAGATCTTCCGGTCCGACTACGCCGCGCTGTACGGACCCACCACCGGCGACCAGGTACGCCTGGGCGACACCGACCTGTGGATCCAGGTCGAGGACGACCTGACCGTCGGCGGGGAGGAAGCGGTCTTCGGGGGCGGCAAGTCGATCCGGGAGTCGATGGCCCAGTCCACGCTGTCCCGGGCCGGCGGTGCACCGGACACGGTGATCACCAACGCGCTGGTCCTGGACCACTGGGGGATCGTGAAGGCCGACGTCGGCATCCGCGACGGACGGATCGTGGCGCTGGGTCGCGCCGGCAATCCCGACATCGCCGACGGCGTGCACCCGCAGCTGGTGATCGGACCGTCCACCGACATCGTCGCCGGCGAGGGCAAGATCCTCACCGCGGGGGCGATCGACGTGCACGTGCACTTCCTGTCCCGGTCCCAGATCCACGAGGCGCTCGCCACCGGGATCACCACCGTCGGCGGCGGCGGTACGGGACCCTCGGAAGGCTCGAAGGCCACCACGGTCACCCCGGGCGCCTGGCACCTGCGCACCGTGCACCGCGCCCTGGATCCGCTGCCGGTGAATCTCCTGGTGATGGGCAAGGGCAACACCGTCTCCGCCGCCGGACTCGCCGAGCAGGCGCTGGCCGGAGCCGCGGCGTACAAGGTGCACGAGGATTGGGGCTCGACCCCGGCAGCCATCGACGCGGCCCTGCGCGCCGCCGACGAGTTCGGGCTCCAGGTCGCGCTGCACTCAGACAGCCTGAACGAGGCCGGGTACCTGGAGTCGACGCTGGCAGCGATCGCCGGCCGGTCCATCCACGCGTTCCACGCCGAGGGCGCCGGCGGTGGGCACGCGCCCGACATCGTGCGGGTCGCCGGTCAGCCGCACGTCATCCCGGGTTCCACCAACCCGACGCTGCCGCACACGGTGAACACGGTCGCCGAGCACCTCGACATGCTCATGGTCTGCCACCACCTCAACCCGCGCGTTCCCGAGGACCTGGCGTTCGCCGAGTCCCGGATCCGCGCGACGACGATCGCGGCCGAGGACGTGCTGCACGACATCGGTGCGCTGTCGGTCACCTCCTCGGACGCGCAGGCGATGGGCCGTGTCGGCGAGGTGATCACCCGGACCTGGCAGGTCGCGCACGTGATGAAGGCGAACCGGGGTCCTCTCGGAAGCGGTCCCGCCGATAACGAGCGGGCCCGACGCTACGTCGCGAAGTACACGATCAACCCCGCGATTGCGCACGGCATCGACCACGAGGTCGGCTCGATCGAGGTGGGCAAGCTCGCCGACCTGGTGCTGTGGGAGCCGAAGTTCTTCGGGTTCCGGCCCTCGGTCGTCATGAAGGCCGGAGCACTCGTGTACGCGGCCCTCGGCGACCCCAACGCCTCCATCCCGACGCCGCAACCGGTCCTGATGCGCCCCACGCTCGTCGATGGCGACGGCGCCGACCACGCCGTCACCTTCGTCGCCCCGGCTGCACTCGAGGACGGGCTCGCCGAGCGCCTGGGGCTGCGTCGACGGCTTGCCGGCGTGCGTCCCACCCGCGACATCGGCAAGGCGGACATGATCAACAACGACGCCCTCCCCGAGATCGTCGTCGACCCGGAGACCTTCGCCATCGACGTCGACGGCGAGCGGATCGTCCCGGTGCCAGCGGAGGCCCTCCCCCTGACCCAGCTCTACGCGTTGTTCTGAGGCGCCATGAGCGACGACCTGTTGATGATGCTGCTGGGCGACGCCCGGTTGCCCGTCGCCGGCCACACCCAGAGTGCCGGGTTGGAACCCGCCGTCCGGGCCGGCCTGACGGCCGCCGAGGTGCCGCTCTACCTGGCCGCACGCCTGAAGACCGTGCTGCGGGTCGAGGCCGGGACCGCGGTCGCCGCCCTGCACCTGATGAACCAGGGCCGACCTGTCGATCCGGTCGTACGGGCGTGGGCTGCCCGGACGCCGAGCCCCGCCCTGCGGAAGGCATCGCGCACCCAGGCCAGGGCCTTCCTGCGGATCTGCGGCTCGTTGTGGCCGGACTCGCAGCACGTCGCCGACGCCACCAGGCTCGTCGGCGCACCACGCCCGGTCGCGGTCGCCGCCGCCGCCGCGACGGTGCAGCTGTCCCCGCGGTCCCTGGCTCGGTTGATCGGGTACGACGACGTGCAGACCGTCGCGTCCGCCGCCCTCAAGCTGCTCCCCCTCGACCCGGCGACGACGACCGGCTGGGTGCACGACGCCCTGCCCGCCGTCGCAGCGCTGGCCGAGGAGGTCGCCGACATCCGTGAGGCCACGGGCATCCCCGCCCTGGCCGCTCCCCAGATCGAGGTGTGGGCACAGACCCACGCCCTCACCAGCAGGAGGTTGTTCAGTGCCTGATTCCACCACCCACCACGTTCCGAGCCGCGGGCTGCGTCTCGGCGTCTGCGGGCCCGTCGGCACCGGCAAGAGCTCCTTGATCGCCCTGCTGTGCCGCGAGCTGTCCGCAGAGCTGTCGCTCGGGGTCGTCACCAACGACATCTACACCGACGAGGACGCCCGGTTCCTGCGCTCGGCAGGAGTTCTCGATCCGGAGCGGATCCGGGCGGTCGAGACCGGCGCGTGCCCGCACACGGCCATTCGCGACGACATCACCGCGAACCTGCTCGTCGTCGAGGAGCTCGAGGAGACCTACTCCCCCGACGTCGTCCTCATCGAGTCCGGCGGCGACAACCTCACGGCCACCTTCTCCCCCGCGCTGGTCGACACCCAGATCTTCGTGCTCGACATCGCCGGCGGTGGGGACGTGGCCCGCAAGGGCGGGCCAGGGATCGAGCGCGCGGACCTGCTCATCGTGAACAAGACCGACCTGGCGCCGCACGTCGGTGTCGACCGGGAGCAGATGGTGCTGGATGCCACGGCCGCGCGGGACGGACGGATCGTCATCGCACTGTCCCGCACGGACCGGAGCTCCATCGACGCCCTGACCACGTGGGTCCGTGCCCAGCTGGCCGAGCACCGTGCCGGGGATCTCGTCCCCGCCGACCCCGGCCCGATGGCGCCGCACAGCCACTCCCACGACCACGACCACGACCACTCCCACGATCACGGGGACCATGACCACTCTGCTGCCTGACCGTGCCGGCCTGCGCCGTACCCGGATTCGCGTCGACGCGGCCTCCGGCGGACGGGCACGCGTGCTGGCCACCACGAGCGGAGACCCGGAGCTGCCCTGCCTGCGCACGATGATCCTGGACAGCGCACCCGGCTACGCGCGGGTGGCGCTCGTCCCGGACGGAGCCCTGCTGCTGGCCGGCGACGCGATCAGCCTGGACGTCCGGGTGGGCACCGCCACGCGACTCGACCTGGTGGAGCCGAGCGGCACGGTGGCCTACGACATGCGCGGTGGCGAGGCCTCGTGGGACGTGAGACTCGACCTCGCTGCCGGCGCGAGCCTCACCTGGGCGGGCGAGCCGTTCGTGCTCTCCGCGGGTGCTCGGGTCCGCCGTACGACGGACGTCACCCTGGGGGCCGGCGCCCGGTTGGCGGTCCGGGAGACGTTGGTCCTCGGGCGCCACCAGGAGCGGATCGGCGACCTCGAGCAGCACTGGACCGCTCGCGGCCCGGACGGCGCCGAGCTCCTCGTCGAGCACCTGAGCCTCGGCGCCTCGTCGCACCGCCCGGGCGTCCTCGGCGGCAACCGCGTCCTGGGTTCGGTCGTCGCACTCGGTCTCGACGTCCCCGTGGACGTCGCTGCCGAGGACCGGCTCGACCTCGACGAGGGCGGCACCTTGTGGCGACGCCTGGCGCACGAGGCCCACCTGGCGATCCCGACGGAGGCCTGGCGTGCGGTGCTCGCGGCCTGGTGATCTCGGCAGCCTGCGGTCAGCGGGTGCGGGCGATCTGGTCCTGGACGGAGAACTCGAGTCCGCGGGCCGCAGCGACGTACACGTCCTGGTTGACCAGGTTGCCGTCCAGGCGCATCAGCCCGCGGGGACCCTCGTAGACGTGCCCCGACCGCATGGCTTCCGCGGACCCCACGTCGACACCACCGCACACGGCGCCGATCCGGGCGAGGAAGTGGATCGCCTCGTAGCAGGACTCGCCGACCGCGTTGAGTGCCGGCGCGAACTCGCCGTAGCGGTCGTAGTAGGCCCGCTCGAGGCGGCGCCCCTCCACCGTGCCCATCCCGTCGAAGTAGGCCGCGGCGGCGTACAAGCCTTCGTGGGCGTTCACGCCCCCGCCGAGCAGGGTGTTCTCCTCCACGGCGGGGCTGAGCCGTGGCAGCGTGCCACTGAGCCCGGCGCGGGCGAACTGACGGTTGAACTGAACGGCGTCCTGTCCCATCAGCAGCATGATCACGCCGTCGATGTCCGGACGCTGCAGCTCGCTGAGGACCCCGCGGAAGTCGGTGGTCCCGAGAGGCACGTAGCTCTCGTGCACGATCGAGGACGGCCCGTCGCGAAGAGCCTGCCGTGCCGCCGCAGCGGTCACCCGGGGGAACACGTAGTCGTTGCCCACCACGGCCCAACGCCCTACCCCGAGCTGCTCGTGCATCCACCGTGCTGCTGGCAGCAGCTGGTTGACCGGCCGCTCGCCGAGCATGAAGACGCCCGGGGTGTCGTCCCGGCCCTCGTGCATCGCGGCGTACACGTAGGTCACCCGTCCGCCGATCCGCGCGGTGACGGCCTGGCGCACGGCCGAGATGTGCCAGCCGACGACCGCCTCGACCCGTCCCGCGTCCACCAAGGCTCCGACCTCGGCGGCGACGTCGGCCGGTTCACCGCCACCGTCCACGACGACGAGGTCGAGCCGCCGACCGTTGATCCCGGCATGCTCGTTGATCTCGTCCACGGCGAGCTCGGCACACGCCAGGCAGGACGGGCCGTAGATGCCGGTCGTCCCCTGGAGCGGCACCACCAGGGCAACCGGAAGCACCTCGCGCCGTGCGGCGCTCGCCGTGCTCTGCCCAGGTTCCACCCTGCCTCCGAAGATGATCGGGACCGGCGGGTGAGACGCGAGTCTGACGGTGCTGGCTTGTCCGTCGCCCCTAGGATAGTGCCGATCCCTGGTTCCCTGTCAGGCGGTCTCAGGAACGAGGGGGTCCGATGGCGAAGCCGGTCGTAGCCAGCCGCGCCGGCAGCCTCGTCGTCCTGCTCCGCTACTGCGAGGACAAGGTCCGCCAACGACTTCAGCCCGTGCTCGACGAGGCGGGCCTCGCGCCGGAGCACTGGCGGGTGATGGCTCTGCTGCACGAACGCCCCGGTCTCGGAGCCGGCGCCATCGCCAAGGGTGCCGTGCTCCCGAGTGCCTCGGTGACGCGGCACGTCGACAAGCTCGTCGAGCGCGGCATGGTGGTGCGCCGGGTCGACCCCGCGGACAAGCGTCGGGTCGTTCTCGCCCTCTCCCGGCGTGGCACCGAGGTTGCCGAGGCCCTGCTCGCCGAGGAGCGCGCGGCCGAGGAGATCATCGCCGCGGGCCTGGGAGCCGACAGGTTCAAGGCCCTCGCCCGCGACCTGGCTCTGCTCCCGCACGTCCTGGACTGAGCGCGAACCTCAGTCGGTGACCGAGGTGTACGACACGACGCCCCGGCGGAGCCGCCCGACGGTCTCGCGCGCGGTGTCCCGCAGAGCCGCGTGCCCGGCAGCGTCGGCGACCTGCCCGGACAGGTCGATGAGCTGCTTGACCCAGCGCACGAAGTCACCGGCGGCCAGGCCCGTGGCGTCCAGGACCTCGTCGAGGTCGTCGCCCTCGGCCCAGCGGAACGCCGCCCACGCGAACCCGAAGTCCGGTTCGCGGAGCTTGTCGATCTTGTGCTGCTTCTCCAGCTCGTGGAGGTCCGCCCAGATCGACGTCATCGCGGCCAGGGCATCGCGGACCGGTGCGCCCGGGATCCGCGGCGAGGCGGCGTCGTCAGCCTTCCGTGACTCGAAAACCAGGGTCGAGAGCACCGCTGCGAGCTGGCTGGCGTCGAGATGGTTCCAGAGCCCGGCGCGCAGCGACTCCGCGGTGAGCAGGTCCATCTCGTTGTAGATCCGCATGAGCGCCTTGCCGCGCCCGGTGACCGTGACATTTCCTGGGTCTCCGTCCAGGTAGTCCAACGCGGTCAGCACCTCGCAGACCCGGTCGAACTGACGCGCGATGGTGTTCGTGCGCTGCTCGATGCGTCGGCGCAGCGTCTGGGAGTCGCGGTCGAGCTTGTACCAGCGCTCCATCCAGCGCGCGTGGTCCTCGCGCTCGGGGCAGTCGTGGCACGGGTGCTGGCGCAGCTGCCGACGCAGGTCCTCGATCTCCGAGGACGCTTCCGACGGGCCGCTCCGGCGCTGGCCCTGCTTGGTCGAGGCCGGCTGGTGTCCCGGAGGCAGCTGGAAGCCGTGGGTCCGGTTCTTCAGCGTGGTCGCGAGGTCGCGCCGCGACTGTGGGTTGCGACCGTTGAAGTTCTTCGGGATCCGGATCCGGTTGAACGCCGCAACCGGCGTCGGGAAGTCGACGATCGACAGCCGTCGCGCGTGCTTGTCCGAGGTGAGCACGTACGGTCGCGGCCCGTCGCCCGAGCTCGTTCCCGGGTCGATGACGACCGCGATGCCGGCGAACCGCCCCGACGGCACCTCGATGATGTCACCGGGCTTGAGGGCGGCCAGCGAGTCGAGGACCTCGGCGCGACGGTCGTGGCGTCGCGCCTTGGCGATGCCGGTCTCGGTGTCGGAGAGCTTGCGGCGCAGGCGCGCGTACTCGCCGAAGTCGCCGAGGTGGCAGGTCGCCGCCTCCTCGTAGCCGCTGAGCGCGTCGTCGCTCTTGCGCAGCTGCCGGGCCAGGCCGACCACCGCCTTGTCCGCCTGGAACTGGGCGAACGAGGACTCCAGCAGC
The DNA window shown above is from Marmoricola sp. OAE513 and carries:
- a CDS encoding ATP-binding cassette domain-containing protein is translated as MSESMLELVNVTAGYGRSMVLHDVSLTVPVASGVALMGHNGAGKTTLLRVAVGLLAVKSGQVLLDGEDVTKLRPHARVRRGLGYVPQGQLSFPQMTTLENLQLVSTVKSEIDEVLDTFPALRELLSRRAGLLSGGQRQQLSIARTLLTKPRLLILDEPTEGIQPNVVQEIERVITELTQRGDLSVLLVEQHVGFALRATSSYYVLESGRVTASGAGGDDAVDVVRDAMAV
- the ureB gene encoding urease subunit beta, whose amino-acid sequence is MRCAAGSVVLNGDRTPEERLSLVIVNTGDRPVQIGSHIHLPDVNAALSFDREAAAGFRLDIPSGTSRRFEPGASREVDLVALRGARLVPGIQVREADRG
- a CDS encoding urease accessory UreF family protein, encoding MSDDLLMMLLGDARLPVAGHTQSAGLEPAVRAGLTAAEVPLYLAARLKTVLRVEAGTAVAALHLMNQGRPVDPVVRAWAARTPSPALRKASRTQARAFLRICGSLWPDSQHVADATRLVGAPRPVAVAAAAATVQLSPRSLARLIGYDDVQTVASAALKLLPLDPATTTGWVHDALPAVAALAEEVADIREATGIPALAAPQIEVWAQTHALTSRRLFSA
- a CDS encoding MarR family transcriptional regulator codes for the protein MAKPVVASRAGSLVVLLRYCEDKVRQRLQPVLDEAGLAPEHWRVMALLHERPGLGAGAIAKGAVLPSASVTRHVDKLVERGMVVRRVDPADKRRVVLALSRRGTEVAEALLAEERAAEEIIAAGLGADRFKALARDLALLPHVLD
- the urtB gene encoding urea ABC transporter permease subunit UrtB → MDTLIAPLLNGTADGALLLIAALGLALTFGQMGVINMAHGEFLLAGAVCAYWTQQLVSNTDVSILVALPVAFLLAGALGVLLEVTIIQWMYDRPLDTLLATVGVSLALQQIFLQKYPSGVPVEKPGLLDGQWTVFGYAWPLRQVFTIVLALLCLAALGAMLKYTSFGRRIRATVQNRALAETLGVATRSVDRITFFVGSGLAGVGGVAASLIGGTNSQLGTKYIILAFLVVVAGGLGQLRGAVIAAWTVGVVTAYLADWTTGSLAQVITFVLVVIFLQVKPQGLFTVRTRGLA
- a CDS encoding urease subunit alpha, with the protein product MVEIFRSDYAALYGPTTGDQVRLGDTDLWIQVEDDLTVGGEEAVFGGGKSIRESMAQSTLSRAGGAPDTVITNALVLDHWGIVKADVGIRDGRIVALGRAGNPDIADGVHPQLVIGPSTDIVAGEGKILTAGAIDVHVHFLSRSQIHEALATGITTVGGGGTGPSEGSKATTVTPGAWHLRTVHRALDPLPVNLLVMGKGNTVSAAGLAEQALAGAAAYKVHEDWGSTPAAIDAALRAADEFGLQVALHSDSLNEAGYLESTLAAIAGRSIHAFHAEGAGGGHAPDIVRVAGQPHVIPGSTNPTLPHTVNTVAEHLDMLMVCHHLNPRVPEDLAFAESRIRATTIAAEDVLHDIGALSVTSSDAQAMGRVGEVITRTWQVAHVMKANRGPLGSGPADNERARRYVAKYTINPAIAHGIDHEVGSIEVGKLADLVLWEPKFFGFRPSVVMKAGALVYAALGDPNASIPTPQPVLMRPTLVDGDGADHAVTFVAPAALEDGLAERLGLRRRLAGVRPTRDIGKADMINNDALPEIVVDPETFAIDVDGERIVPVPAEALPLTQLYALF
- the ureG gene encoding urease accessory protein UreG, which codes for MPDSTTHHVPSRGLRLGVCGPVGTGKSSLIALLCRELSAELSLGVVTNDIYTDEDARFLRSAGVLDPERIRAVETGACPHTAIRDDITANLLVVEELEETYSPDVVLIESGGDNLTATFSPALVDTQIFVLDIAGGGDVARKGGPGIERADLLIVNKTDLAPHVGVDREQMVLDATAARDGRIVIALSRTDRSSIDALTTWVRAQLAEHRAGDLVPADPGPMAPHSHSHDHDHDHSHDHGDHDHSAA
- the urtC gene encoding urea ABC transporter permease subunit UrtC; this encodes MSTTDPEETAGGTAVPDPTRSGRQLSLGEFGRNWGSLIGIGVLAVVLLLVAPALLSDFRLNNLGKYCCWAIVAVGIGLAWGRGGMLVMGQGVFFALGAYAMAMHLTLESGGPDSIPVFMILYDPLAPLPAFWEPFRSGAFTIISIVVAPVVVAGILGFAIFKRRVKGAYFAILSQALAVALAYLIGGTIKLTGGDTGLSDFKFFFGYDLNDPANKQFIYTIVAGLLVLCLLIAWQLYRSRFGELLVATRDAEERVRFLGHDPANVKLVAFVSAAVMASIGGAMFVPIAGIISPKEIGAAASIFMLAGAAFGGRASLFGPVLGALLLGYGRSTLSESIQDGWIYILALMFIVVTLLLPNGLASLPRRISGYVAARRSAPATRTVTS
- a CDS encoding urease accessory protein UreD, whose product is MTTLLPDRAGLRRTRIRVDAASGGRARVLATTSGDPELPCLRTMILDSAPGYARVALVPDGALLLAGDAISLDVRVGTATRLDLVEPSGTVAYDMRGGEASWDVRLDLAAGASLTWAGEPFVLSAGARVRRTTDVTLGAGARLAVRETLVLGRHQERIGDLEQHWTARGPDGAELLVEHLSLGASSHRPGVLGGNRVLGSVVALGLDVPVDVAAEDRLDLDEGGTLWRRLAHEAHLAIPTEAWRAVLAAW
- a CDS encoding substrate-binding domain-containing protein, encoding MEPGQSTASAARREVLPVALVVPLQGTTGIYGPSCLACAELAVDEINEHAGINGRRLDLVVVDGGGEPADVAAEVGALVDAGRVEAVVGWHISAVRQAVTARIGGRVTYVYAAMHEGRDDTPGVFMLGERPVNQLLPAARWMHEQLGVGRWAVVGNDYVFPRVTAAAARQALRDGPSSIVHESYVPLGTTDFRGVLSELQRPDIDGVIMLLMGQDAVQFNRQFARAGLSGTLPRLSPAVEENTLLGGGVNAHEGLYAAAAYFDGMGTVEGRRLERAYYDRYGEFAPALNAVGESCYEAIHFLARIGAVCGGVDVGSAEAMRSGHVYEGPRGLMRLDGNLVNQDVYVAAARGLEFSVQDQIARTR
- the urtD gene encoding urea ABC transporter ATP-binding protein UrtD — its product is MTGQDYVEVQGLTVDFDGFKANEDVDVTFLQGRIHFLIGPNGAGKTTLVDALTGLVKGTGYARYGNKDLLALKSHQISRAGVGRTFQTATVFENLTVLQNLDIAGGVHRKAWGMLRARRGIPDYVAEAMETVGLADLKDRPAGILAHGQKQWLEIGMLLVQDAKVMFLDETVAGMSHEERDETGELLRRIAPSRTIVVIEHDMDFVRNYADIVTVLHAGKVLAEGTVAEIQANPKVQEVYLGRSVEGATHE
- a CDS encoding urease subunit gamma gives rise to the protein MHLTPGDTEKLLLSVAGMVARDRLARGVRLNYPETVALLSTWVIERARDGLSVADLMELGREVLTRDQVMPDVAAMLADVQVEATFPDGRKLVTIHQPIA